One window from the genome of Dermacentor silvarum isolate Dsil-2018 chromosome 5, BIME_Dsil_1.4, whole genome shotgun sequence encodes:
- the LOC119453440 gene encoding mitochondrial cardiolipin hydrolase isoform X2, producing the protein MRVADALAVAFGLSVLSEIVYFIYKKVTCEKKRHRSKKAAAFGSQVIFFPDRGVACPKATHDDSDTCGNPNCCFLHGRTSLRTLVHTLTSAEHTLDVCVYMITCDTLGDAILGTHHRGRTVRVITEAEGSDTPGSQIGRLREAGNHENLLMTSEPDLVDAYAHEFARLWELFKPRPRQDLECTRQTAESW; encoded by the exons ATGAGGGTGGCGGACGCGTTGGCCGTCGCTTTTGGTCTGTCAGTGCTCAGCGAGATCGTCTACTTTATTTACAAGAAGGTGACGTGCGAGAAAAAGCGGCACCGAAGCAAGAAGGCGGCTGCCTTCGGCAGCCAG GTGATCTTCTTCCCAGACCGTGGCGTGGCTTGCCCTAAAGCGACGCACGACGACTCCGACACGTGCGGCAACCCGAACTGCTGCTTCCTGCACGGCCGCACCTCACTGCGCACACTGGTGCACACGCTCACGTCGGCTGAGCACACCCTCGACGTGTGTGTCTACATGATCACCTGCGACACCCTGGGCGACGCCATCCTCGGCACGCACCACCGTGGCCGCACCGTACGGGTGATCACCGAGGCCGAGGGATCCGACACGCCCGGCTCACAAATCGGCAGGTTACGTGAAGCCG GCAATCACGAGAACCTACTGATGACGAGCGAGCCAGACCTGGTGGACGCATACGCACACGAGTTCGCGCGGCTCTGGGAGCTGTTCAAGCCGCGTCCACGACAAGACCTGGAGTGCACTCGGCAAACCGCAGAGTCGTGGTGA
- the LOC119454152 gene encoding uncharacterized protein LOC119454152, translating into MAASFVDDLISVRSHRKLNLSELLDNLPKQLTKDVLQQLHAAVQECDPELIPQQETAVSSLLVAVLDENSPPGRRHLALSVLESLCPQYGLEEMLLPLPPHQLTLFLQALLAQGTDSPHYRSLLDKLLSALEDAAVSAPVKRAILLYLTRVAEARADLLSRGACLCAIDNCGAVAIRNTCGGGGW; encoded by the exons ATGGCAGCTAGCTTCGTCGACGATCTCATTTCGGTGCGCAGCCACCGGAAGCTTAATCTGTCCGAATTGCTGGATAACCTGCCGAAGCAACTCACCAAGGACGTTTTGCAGCAGCTGCACGCCGCCGTGCAAGAATGCGACCCCGAGTT GATCCCCCAGCAAGAGACGGCCGTCAGCAGCCTCCTGGTGGCCGTGCTGGACGAGAATTCGCCTCCAGGTCGCCGCCACCTGGCCTTGTCGGTGCTGGAGTCCCTGTGTCCCCAGTATGGCCTCGAGGAAATGCTGCTTCCCTTGCCTCCACATCAGCTCACATTGTTTCTCCAGGCACTGCTCGCACAG GGTACCGACAGCCCACACTACAGAAGCCTTCTTGACAAGCTTTTGAG CGCTTTGGAGGATGCTGCCGTGAGTGCGCCAGTCAAGCGTGCGATCCTGCTTTACCTGACACGTGTGGCTGAGGCTCGGGCAGACCTGCTGTCTCGGGGTGCGTGCCTATGTGCTATTGACAACTGCGGTGCAGTTGCAATTAGGAATACATGTGGTGGTGGTGGATGGTAG
- the LOC119453440 gene encoding uncharacterized protein LOC119453440 isoform X1, whose translation MRVADALAVAFGLSVLSEIVYFIYKKVTCEKKRHRSKKAAAFGSQVIFFPDRGVACPKATHDDSDTCGNPNCCFLHGRTSLRTLVHTLTSAEHTLDVCVYMITCDTLGDAILGTHHRGRTVRVITEAEGSDTPGSQIGRLREAGIPVRVNNQTSFLMHHKFALVDREVLISGSFNWTRQAITGNHENLLMTSEPDLVDAYAHEFARLWELFKPRPRQDLECTRQTAESW comes from the exons ATGAGGGTGGCGGACGCGTTGGCCGTCGCTTTTGGTCTGTCAGTGCTCAGCGAGATCGTCTACTTTATTTACAAGAAGGTGACGTGCGAGAAAAAGCGGCACCGAAGCAAGAAGGCGGCTGCCTTCGGCAGCCAG GTGATCTTCTTCCCAGACCGTGGCGTGGCTTGCCCTAAAGCGACGCACGACGACTCCGACACGTGCGGCAACCCGAACTGCTGCTTCCTGCACGGCCGCACCTCACTGCGCACACTGGTGCACACGCTCACGTCGGCTGAGCACACCCTCGACGTGTGTGTCTACATGATCACCTGCGACACCCTGGGCGACGCCATCCTCGGCACGCACCACCGTGGCCGCACCGTACGGGTGATCACCGAGGCCGAGGGATCCGACACGCCCGGCTCACAAATCGGCAGGTTACGTGAAGCCG GCATCCCCGTGCGGGTGAACAACCAGACGTCATTCCTGATGCACCACAAGTTTGCACTGGTCGACCGGGAGGTGCTCATTAGTGGCTCCTTCAACTGGACGCGCCAGGCCATCACAG GCAATCACGAGAACCTACTGATGACGAGCGAGCCAGACCTGGTGGACGCATACGCACACGAGTTCGCGCGGCTCTGGGAGCTGTTCAAGCCGCGTCCACGACAAGACCTGGAGTGCACTCGGCAAACCGCAGAGTCGTGGTGA